The DNA region GGAAGATATCGCGGGAGCGGAAAAGATTCTCGCAGCGCGGCCTTCGGCCCACACGGCCCTTTTTGCCACCTCTCCGGTTGAGGGGGAGTTTAGAACAAAAACGTTCAGAGTTCTTGCGGGAGAAAACACAACCGAGACGATGTATCATGAATACGGGCACAGGATGATCATCGACCTCACCGCCGCATACTTCTCAGCACGACTTTCGAATGAACGCCAGAGAATTCTTTCATCCATGAAAGAGGGAGAGAGAATTCTTGATATGTTCGCCGGCGTCGGCCCGTTTCCCGTGATGCTCGGCGGAAAGGCGAAGCTTGTCGTTGCAAACGATATAAACCCGTCCGCAGTTTATCTTCTTCAGAAAAATATCAGATTGAACCATCTGCATAACGTAGTTCCGATTCTCGGGGATGCGATGAATCTTCCGGAAATGCTCGATTCGCTGAAGTTTGACCGCATAATCATGAACCTGCCCTTCGCAGCATACGGCTTTTTAGCAGGAGCTGCCAAACTTGCGGCAAAAGGCGCACATATCCACCTTTACTCGCTTGTCGAGAAAGAGGGAGAACATAATGAAGACATACTCCGTGCTTTTCCGAACGCGAAAATCACCGAACGATTCCTTCGCTCCTACTCACCGACCAGCTGGCACGCCGTGTACGATATTGAGGTAAGCAATGAAATGTAAAATCTGCGGCACCGGAAGTTTTGCAGACCTGAAATGTGCCGTTGACGCCGGAACAGACGCAGTAGGTTTTCTGATGGGAATCACCCACATCACCCAGGATGCCGTGACTCCCGAAGAAGCGGCGGCAATGATAAAAACACTGCCCCCGTTCATGGAACCGGTCGCCGTCACCCATCTGCAGGATGCATCTTCTATTATCGATATCATCCGGCGGTCCGGATGCACCACTGTTCAAATCCAGAACGCGATTACCCGGGAGGATATTACAATCATCCGGGAGACGCTGCCGTATATTCGGATCCTGAAAGCAGTCCATGTGATGGATATGTCAGCCGTAGAGGCAGCAGAGCAGGCAGCTGCCTATGCGGACGCGATAATTCTTGATACGCGAACGCCCGAGAAACTTGGAGGAACAGGACTTACGCATGACTGGAACATCAGTGCGAAGATCGTGGAATCATCAAAGATACCGGTGATCCTTGCCGGCGGCCTCACCCCGGAAAACGTCGGCGCGGCGATCGAACGGGTTCACCCTTACGCGGTGGATGTCCACACCGGCGTAAAGAAAAACGACGTCAGGGATGCCGAGAAGACGAAAGCATTCGTCAAGACGGCACATACTGCCGTCTGATTCACATTCTTTTTCCAAAAAAAATTAGACTTCAATCACTGGCTGTTTACAGGTTTTGAAGTGATTTGCATATCCAGTCATATCAAGCAGGCCATGCCCTGAAAGATTGAAGACAATGGTCTGTTCTTCATTCTTTTTCTTTGCTTCAAGAGCGAGTTCGACAACAGCTCGTCTCGCGATTGTACGACAACAGAACCATCAATGCAGTGTCCTATGCTCAGGAACGGATTTTCCATACTCGAGGAGAGATACACTATGCCTCCGTAAGTTTCCAGGAGGAAGCTACAGAATACAGAACAGTTTCTGTTCAAAACCCTGCGTTCTTAATTTCTTTTTTCCTTTCCTGCCTGATGTATGCGGGATACGTTACCGTATCCTGATAAAACATGACGGAAAACAAAAACCATACTACAAACGCAAAAAGCTTACGCTCAATACAAAAAACACACTAAACATTTCAAAAGAATAAGGGGGGTGCAGCGTTGACAACTTCCCGAGAATTCGCATATCTCAGTACAATAGCCGACGTAAGAGAGCTTAACTGCCGGGTTCGGAATGGGTCCGGGTGGAACCTCTCTGCTATGGCCGCATGATCCCCCAAGCCAAGTTCCCGATTTGAACGGGAGTAGAGTTGCTCTGCAGGCAACCGCGTGGCCGCTCCGCCAACTTGGCACAGTAATCTGGCATAATATATAAGCAGTTACTGTTTATAAAGGATATACTTTTAGGTTTTGCATTCGGATAACGTCTGGGCACAGCGGATACTGCAATATATGCCGGTAGTAGACAGGCTCTCTAAAAGAACAAAGGCACATTGTTTCATGATGCCGACGTCCATCTACCACTGCATTCCATTGAAGTAACCAATCATCCATTGTGTAATCATCGAGGCATACCAGTTCATTAAGAATCTGGATTTGAGCGTTAGTACTTGCGGACTAAACACGTCGTTACCTTCGTGCGTACATCCCAAGCCTATTAACCCGGTCTTTTACCGGTGCTCTATAACGAAATCTCTTTTCAAGCGAAGTTTCAAACTTAGATGCTTTCAGTTTTTATCTCGTGCCACGTAGCTGCTCGGCACTGCCTTATCAGACAACCGATACACCAGAGGTGACGAATGAAAGTTCCTCTCGTACTATTTCATTCTTGCTCTCAGATTTCGAACACTCCCATCAGATAGTAACCGACCTGTCTCACGACGGTCTGAACCCAGCTCACGATCCCCTTTAATAGGCGAACAACCTCACCCTTGGCTGCTGCTGCACAGCCAGGATGGAAAGAACCGACATCGAGGTAGCAAGCCGCCGGGTCGATATGTGCTCTTGCCGGCGACGACTCTGTTATCCCCAGGGTAGCTTTTCTGTAGTCAATAGCCCTCACCAAAAAGGCGTATTGGTTCGTTAGACCCGTGTTTCCACTCGTGATTTCTTGCTATGCGAAATCACGTCAAGCCAACTTATGCTCTTGACACTCTCCTGTGAGTTGCTGACTCACATGAGTTGACCATAGGGCACCCTTGATATTTTTTCGAGGGTGTGGCGCCCCACCCAAACTGCCTACCTACCGATGTCCTCATCATGAAAGATGAGTGAGAATTACAGCAGAACAAGGATAGTGTCTCAACTGTGGCTCCACTCATACCGGAATATGAGCATTAACACCTACTATCTACGCTGCGCATGTAATACCGTAAGTCAACGACAGGCTGCAGTAAAGCTCCATGGGGTCTTCACTTCCCGATGGGAGTCCCTTGCCTCTGCACAAGGATAAAAGGTTCAACGGATTTGCGGTAGGGACAGTAGAGCCCTTATTAATCCATTCATGCAAGTCGCCAATTAAGCGACAAGGTACTACGCTACCTTAAGAGGGTCATAGTTACCCCCGCCGTTTACGGGTCCTTCGTCCGATTGTAATCAGTGTTCAGATACCCGCACTGGGCAGGATTCACAGACTATACTAGTCCTTACGGAGTTGCAGTCTGCTATGTTGTTGTTAGACAGTTAGAGCTCCCTGGTCACTGCGACCTGCCTAATCACTAGGCAGGCACTCCTTGTTCCGAAGGTACGGAGCCATTTTGCCGAGTTCCCTTACCACAAATAATTCCGACACGCCTGAGTCTTTTCAACTAGGGGCACCTGTGTCGGTTCTCGGTACGGACATTGCGTTACCTTTTCACGGGCACCAGGTGTTTACACACTTACGCCATCACGCTTTCACTCAATTCTCACCATTACGGTACTCCAAGAGTTTATACGATTGGACGGGACGACGGTCCCGCTATGCATAACCCGATGCGTCAGTATATTAACGCACGGTACAGGAATATTAACCTGTTTCCCTTTTGCTGCATGCAACTTATGATGCAGCTTAGGACCGACTAACCCTCGGCTGACGAACATTGCCGAGGAAACCTAGCCCCTTCGGCGGAATGGATTCTCACCATTCTTTGCTTCTACTACTGCCAAAATTCTCATTCCTATACGGTCCACAGGAACTTACACCCCTGCTTCAGCCCATACAGGACGCCTCTCTACTCGATCACGTTCAAAAACGTGCGCCATGGTATCTGCAGTAGGCTTGAGCCCCGTCCATTTTCTGCGCCCTAAATCTTGACTGGTAAGCTGTTACGCACTTTTTAAAGGATAGCTGCTTCTGAGCTCACCTTCCAGTTGTCTTTGACCTAGGACTTCATTCAGTGTTGACACTTAGCCTACATTGGGGGGCATTAACCATGGTCTGGGTTGTCTCCCTTACGGACTACAAGCTTACCCCGTAGCCCGGACTGCCCGACGTCTACAAAGATAGGGAGTTTGGAGTTTTACAGGAAAGCGAGGAATTTCTTCCCCGGGATTTCCAATAGGTGCTCTACCTCACTATCATTCTCGGTCGAGGTCATGCTTAGACATGTTTCGAGAGGAACCAGCTGACACCCGGTTCGATGAATCTTTCACTCCTATACCCAAGTCACGCGAATGATTTGCATATCAATACCGCATGCGGTCCTCCACGCACCTTTCGGCACGCTTCAACCTGCTCAGGCATAGATCACCAGGTTTCAGGTCGTATCCCGTTGACTCCACGCACTATTAGTACGCCGCGCCAGGTAAACTACGCGCTTGTCGCTTTCGCTGCGGCTGCCCTTCCGGTTAACCTCGCCAGCGGAATACACTCTTTGGCCCGTTCTTCAAAACGTAAGTTACGACGTCGGCAACCAATCTCATACTACCGCCTCGCGACGGGTTCTTTCGATCGGAAGATCCTTGCACGCCGTAACACACGATCACCGGTTAGTTTCAGGCACTTTTCATTTCCTTTTCAGGGATACTTTTCAGTTTTCGCTCACGCTACTATTTCGCTATCGGTTTTGAGGAGTATTTAGTCTTGGAGGTTAGGTGACCCCCATATTCACGTGGGAATTCCAACCCGCGCTACTCAGGACACTTCTAAGCTGTGTTTACCACCACGTACGGGACTGTCACCCTCTAAGGTAAGCCATTCCAAGCTACTTTCATTAGATAAACACATACTACAACGAAGGCCATACACTACATGTCCCTTGCGGGATTCAGTTTAGACTATTACGGGTTCGATCGCCTCTACTAACGTAATCTCAATTGATTTCTCTTCCTCCCCCTACTGAGATGTTTCACTTCGGGGGGTTCCCCATCCTTACGGATTCACGATAAATCGTGGGGAGGTCCTATTAGGGGATCCCCGGATCACAGACTCCTTGCGTCTTCCCGGGGCATTTCGCTGCTTGGCACGCCCTTCATCAGCTCTCAAACCGAACCATTCACTAACCGGCATAAGAACCAGGTTCTTTGTTCTTCGATGTTCCAAAGCTAGGAACATCGAAGGGTATGTCGATGATTGTTTTTGATGATTGTTTGTTACAACAATGTATTATTTGTGGTAAATGGAATATGCAGCATCATGCTTATGTGCTGTTGCCAGGGTCCCTTTGTCTCTCTTAAAGTGTGTCGATACCGACAAATATACTTTCAGTAAAGAAAGGTTCCGCTGATACCCATTTAACGTCCAAATGCAAAACCTATACACAGCCTCAAAGAGTCAATGACTCTCGGCCCTTCCCCGGTAACTCGCGTTTCCGGGTGCATTGGTAACCGCAACCGGTGACAGAAATTCTGTCACAGCCGGTTACGGAGTGGACGCGTGGGGATTTGAACCCCAGGCCTCGGCGTTGCAAACGCCGCGCTCTTCCAGCTGAGCTACGCGCCCCTCACACATTATATTCAGTCGTTTGTTAGATACTGTTTAACAAACCATACAGCGTGAGTATGATATTGATGTGTTGGAATTGTGGCGATTGTACGGTTCATTGAAATGACCATGCTAATTCTGTCATACAGGTTGTGTTTGGATCATTCTTTAGGAGGTGATCCAGCCGCAGATTCCCCTACGGCTACCTTGTTACGACTTAACCCTCCTCACGGAACCTAGATTCGACCCCGGCAAAGACCAGGGACTCATCCAAACCCCACTAGGATGGTTTGACGGGCGGTGTGTGCAAGGAGCAGGGACGTATTCACCGCGCTATAGTGAAACGCGATTACTACAGATTCCAGATTCATGCGGGTGAGTTGCAACCCGCAATCCTAACTAAGGGCGGGGTTCGGAGATTGACTGCACCTTTCGGTGTTGTTACCCATTGTCCCGTCCATTGTAGCCCGCGTGTAGCCCGGATAATTCGGGGCATGCTGACCTACCGTTGCCCATTCCTTCCTCCCCTTTAGCAGAGGCGGTCCCGACAATGTCCCCAGCCATCCGGAGATGCTGCTGGCAATTGTCGGCGTGGGTCTCGCTCGTTGCCTGACTTAACAGGATGCTTCACAGTACGAACTGACGACGGCCATGCACCTCCTCTCAGCTAGTCATGTAAAACCTTCAGATTGACAATCATTCAGCTGTCTTATCCGGTGAGATGTCCGGCGTTGAATCCAATTAAACCGCAGGCTCCACCTGTTGTGGTGCTCCCCCGCCAATTCCTTTAAGTTTCAGCCTTGCGACCGTACTTCCCAGGTGGTGCGTTTCACGATTTCTCTTCGGCGCATCAGTAACACGTGGTTACCGACACACCTAACGCACATTGTTTACGGCTGGGACTACCGGGGTATCTAATCCCGTTTGCTCCCCCAGCTTTCGTCCCTCACTGTCGAAGCTGTTCTGGTAAACTGCCTTCGCCATAGGTCGTCCCTCGAGGATTACAAGATTTCACTCCTACCCCCGAAGTACGGTTTACCTCTCCCAGTTCCAAGACTGCCGGTATCTCTTAGACGCCTTCACGTTGAGCGCGAAGATTTCCCAAGAGACCTAACAGTCAAGCTACGGACGCTTTAAACCCAGTAATAGTGGCCATCACTCGAGCAGCCGGTATTACCGCGGCGGCTGGCACCGGTCTTGCCCTGCCCTTTCTTCACATATGATTTAGATATATGAACAGCCTGCATCGACAGGCACTCAGGGTTTCCTTATCACGATTGCTCGCATTGTAAAGTTTGCGCGCCTGCTGCGCCCCGTAGGGCCTGGATTCATGTCTCAGAATCCATCTCCGGGATCTTGCTCCCACAACCCGTACCGATAAAAGGCTTGGTGGGCCGTTACCCCGCCAACAACCTAATCGGACGCAGTCCCATCCTAAGGCGACGGATCTTTCGAGGATATACCATTCCAGGACATATCCACTATGGAGCATTAGCCCCAGTTTCCCGGGAGTATTCTCCACCTTAGGGCAGGTTAACCACGTGTTACTGAGCAGTATGCCGAGGTCTTACACCTCTCGACTCGCATGGCTTAGTCAAACCCTGATAGCAATGGCCTCTGGCAGGATCAACCAGAATTACTATTTTTTTACTTTTCTTTCTTATAGGCACACAGTTGTTGTTTCTACGACATAATCACAAAAACACAACCGTATGAAAGGAATCAGCGGTCATTTCAATGAATGTCCGCATCGCCACAATTCCAACGTCAGGACCAACAATCACTCCGGCATCAACCGGATGATTCGCGTTTTGTCCTCCACTTAAACAGCTCTACCATATTCGCATCAAATGCTTATATAGTCTTCGAACCGACTTCCCGGAACGCAGGCAAGCAACTTGCCCGGTTCTTGGAGCTCAGTTCGTGAGCCTTGCGAGGTAACATAATTACCCCCAATCACTTATAAACCCACCGAAACAGTGAGGCGGCGTCCGGGAAAAATTCCCGGATTGTGTCGCTCAGAGATCAGTTGACTTGTGAGGTAATAATGTTAGCCAATCAGGCATATAAACCAAACGGAATGATGTTTCAAAAAAGAAAGGATTGATGGGAATCACAGCTGCATGATCCGCGAAAGAGCATCAAAAACCATCTTTTTCCAGTGCTCCGGCGAAAAATGATATGTCTCACGCGCGAGAAGAACATCCGCAGACGGAGAATCCGACAAAAGCGCATCCATTCTATCAAGGGTAGATCGTGCCGCATCCTGGACCCAGAGATCGCGGATCTCCTGATTAACGACGAGAATCGACTCGGCACGCACGGAAATCAGGGTTTTACCCTCAGGATTCGTGTAGGCATTCGGCTTCCCGACAACCACCACGAACGACGGATTCGCCGTATCGATCTTAGCAAGCTGATGCATCGCCTCAGGCTGATACGAACTCGCGTTGATATAGAATATCCCGGTCGGATCGGAAACACGCGCACGGTACAAAATATTCTGATCACCGACCTTGTCCTTCTGCGTTATCGTCCCGGCGATCAGAACACGGTTACACCGCTCACCTGTCGGCAGCAAAAGATACACCGGACTCTTTTCATCCTCGGTATCCTTGATGGTCTTTGTAGCCTCGCGCAGTTCAGCGGCGAAAACGCGCTTTGCCGGCTCACGTTCATACGACATGAACTGCCCGTTTGGCACATTATTCGAATTCATACGTTGTTACCTCCTGCAGCAGCCCCGGCCCGATTCATAAGTTCGGCAGTGACTGTCGGATCGAGATGAATGAACTCCGCAGACTTCACCAGAATCCTGCCGTCGAACTCGTTGCCCATACATTTCACATATCGTCCGCACAGCTTCTCGGTAAGAACCGCCTGGATCTCCTCAAGACCCAAGGGACTGTTCGAGGCGATCTCAATCGCCTGTTCCATCGTCATACCGGAAAGTGCCTCGGTGACCTCCCGGTTTATAAGAACATTATATGCCCGCCGGCCGTCATCTACAACACCCTTGATCCGAAGATCGTAATGGAAAGCGTTCTGGATCTCATGGACCGGACAGAAGTTCTGCCGGGAAAGGACACGGTTGCAGCCCTCGACCGGGCATCGCCGGACAAGACCGGAACCTTTCGAAACCTGAACGATGGTCCCGACCACCTCATCAAGACGCGTCCCGACAGCGATATCCGCCTCGGGCTCGGCCGCAGAATACGTCGCCGGGTTCAGACTGATAGAAAGACGGCCGTTGAACTCATCCACCTTCGCGTTGATGATCTCATACACGCGTCCG from Methanocorpusculum labreanum Z includes:
- a CDS encoding class I SAM-dependent methyltransferase, which produces MSEKVMQWCVRIPVREGEEGRRKLIAEGKADRSLRPYVEDGHLLVPVLEETSLQAEFSTTGIREELPRHEQIGGIVVLQEEDIAGAEKILAARPSAHTALFATSPVEGEFRTKTFRVLAGENTTETMYHEYGHRMIIDLTAAYFSARLSNERQRILSSMKEGERILDMFAGVGPFPVMLGGKAKLVVANDINPSAVYLLQKNIRLNHLHNVVPILGDAMNLPEMLDSLKFDRIIMNLPFAAYGFLAGAAKLAAKGAHIHLYSLVEKEGEHNEDILRAFPNAKITERFLRSYSPTSWHAVYDIEVSNEM
- a CDS encoding phosphoribosylanthranilate isomerase, yielding MKCKICGTGSFADLKCAVDAGTDAVGFLMGITHITQDAVTPEEAAAMIKTLPPFMEPVAVTHLQDASSIIDIIRRSGCTTVQIQNAITREDITIIRETLPYIRILKAVHVMDMSAVEAAEQAAAYADAIILDTRTPEKLGGTGLTHDWNISAKIVESSKIPVILAGGLTPENVGAAIERVHPYAVDVHTGVKKNDVRDAEKTKAFVKTAHTAV
- a CDS encoding RPA family protein, which translates into the protein MNSNNVPNGQFMSYEREPAKRVFAAELREATKTIKDTEDEKSPVYLLLPTGERCNRVLIAGTITQKDKVGDQNILYRARVSDPTGIFYINASSYQPEAMHQLAKIDTANPSFVVVVGKPNAYTNPEGKTLISVRAESILVVNQEIRDLWVQDAARSTLDRMDALLSDSPSADVLLARETYHFSPEHWKKMVFDALSRIMQL